A part of Perca fluviatilis chromosome 15, GENO_Pfluv_1.0, whole genome shotgun sequence genomic DNA contains:
- the LOC120573900 gene encoding C-X-C chemokine receptor type 3-like isoform X1, whose translation MLTEETEDYTLSSLMDDYGEIKWDRESFLDELDDLYLNHSDDDYNCCKGDLEDGMHFEAMFIPVLYSVAFVVGVLGNGVLLGVLVQSRRTWSVTDIFILHLGVADVLLLVTLPLWAAQSIQDRGWTFGTPLCKITGAVFTISFYCGIFLLVCISLDRYLSIVHATQMYSRRKPWIVQVSCLAVWLFSLLLSIPDWIFLDAVVDVRRQKTECVSNYFDFNSESVNNWRLASRLLYHTVGFLLPSAILIFCYSCTLLRLRCGSQGLQKQKDFKVIVAVVVVFFLCWTPYNITLMVDSLHSNNISRDSGVRTFLEKAKIVTSSVGYLRCSFNPILYAFVGVKFRRQLLDILRSLGCKLNSNQP comes from the exons ATGCTCACTGAGGAGACTGAGGATTACACTTTG AGTTCACTGATGGATGACTACGGCGAGATTAAATGGGACAGGGAAAGCTTCCTTGACGAGCTTGATGACTTATATTTGAACCACTCTGATGATGATTACAATTGTTGCAAGGGCGACCTAGAAGACGGCATGCATTTTGAGGCGATGTTCATCCCAGTTCTGTACTCTGTGGCATTTGTTGTGGGTGTCCTGGGTAACGGAGTGCTGCTGGGAGTTCTGGTTCAGAGCAGGAGGACCTGGAGTGTGACAGACATCTTCATTCTCCATCTGGGTGTGGCAGATGTCCTGCTGCTGGTGACGCTACCCCTCTGGGCTGCACAGTCCATTCAAGACAGAGGATGGACCTTTGGCACTCCTCTCTGTAAGATCACTGGAGCTGTTTTTACG ATCAGCTTCTACTGTGGGATCTTTCTGCTGGTCTGCATCAGTCTGGACCGGTACCTGTCTATCGTCCACGCCACCCAGATGTATTCCCGCAGAAAGCCCTGGATCGTTCAGGTCAGCTGCTTGGCAGTGTGGCTCTTCTCCCTGCTCCTCTCGATCCCAGACTGGATCTTTTTGGACGCTGTGGTGGATGTAAGACGACAAAAAACAGAGTGCGTTTCCAACTACTTTGACTTCAACTCTGAGTCAGTAAATAACTGGAGACTGGCATCACGCCTGCTCTACCACACGGTGGGCTTCCTGCTGCCTTCAGCCATCCTGATCTTCTGCTACTCCTGCACCCTGCTTCGGCTGCGGTGCGGCTCCCAGGGCCTCCAAAAGCAGAAAGATTTTAAGGTCATTGTGGCCGTGGTGGTGGTTTTCTTTCTCTGCTGGACGCCATACAACATCACACTCATGGTGGACTCACTTCATTCCAACAACATCAGCAGGGACAGCGGAGTCAGAACATTTCTGGAGAAAGCCAAGATAGTCACCTCCTCCGTCGGTTACCTCCGCTGCAGCTTCAATCCCATCCTGTATGCCTTTGTGGGTGTGAAGTTCCGGCGTCAGCTCCTGGACATCCTGAGGTCTCTGGGCTGCAAGCTAAATTCTAatcaaccctaa
- the pold1 gene encoding DNA polymerase delta catalytic subunit isoform X2 encodes MDYKRRNGGPYMGGASQAKRGKTASEWEDSPSQFEEELSMFDEAEMEAEEMEGQAGHDVIPVGDLFSADLNPRWRRPHAPSLDPSSDTLVFQQIDLDYYLGPTVAGMPGQSQGKVPIIRMFGVTDSGNSVCCHIHGFAPYFYVPAPSGFTSDYLGEFKRELNSVVLKDMRSNKDNISVTVLAVDITRKESMYGYHGKRSLDFLRITMAMPRLIAPAKRLLEQGFKFGPFPIQVYQSFEANIDFEIRFMVDSDVVGCCWIELPKSKYRVREEKSMGGTDARYPGKESLCQYEVDVGWTDLIRHPAEGDWQRIAPLRVLSFDIECAGRKGIFPEADKDPVIQIASMVQRQGETEPFIRTVFTLQSCASIVGSQILCFTQEKQLLQSWAEFLRTVDPDIITGYNIQNFDFPYLIDRAAALKVNLFPYLGRVRGSKSVLRELNFQSKQMGRRENKTINMEGRVQFDLLQVLLRDYKLRSYTLNAVSFHFLQEQKEDVQHSIITDLQNGNEQTRRRLAVYCLKDAYLPLRLLQKLMCVINYMEMARVTGVPLTYLLSRGQQIKVVSQLLRQAMKQDLVMPVVKAGGGEDYTGATVIEPEKGYYSVPIATLDFSSLYPSIMMAHNLCYTTLLQKGSAEKQSLSPEDFIKTPTGDLFVKSSVRKGLLPEILENLLSARKRAKTELKKETDPFKRQVLDGRQLALKISANSVYGFTGAQVGKLPCLEISQSVTGFGRQMIEQTKQLVESKYNISNGYQGDAKVIYGDTDSVMVKLGVATVREAMDIGTEAAEWVSSHFTPPIKLEFEKVYYPYLLINKKRYAGLYFSASADTHEKMDCKGIETVRRDNCPLVANLINTCLQRILIDRDPQGAVAHAKEVISDLLCNRIDISQLVITKELTRTAQEYAGKQAHVELAERMKKRDAGSAPNLGDRVPYVIIKAAKGVAAYMKSEDPIFVLENNIPIDTQYYLEQQLSKPLLRIFEPILGESKAENILLKGDHTRCKTVLTSKIGGLMAFAQKRSTCIGCKAVLKTDAAVCDFCKKKESELYQKEIFHLSTLEERFSRLWTQCQRCQGSLHEDVLCTSRDCPIFYMRKKVQKDLDDQSKLVDRFGW; translated from the exons ATGGATTATAAAAGACGCAATGGTGGCCCTTATATGGGTGGTGCATCCCAGGCCAAACGGGGTAAAACAGCTAGTGAATGGGAGGACAGTCCATCACAGTTTGAAGAGGAATTGTCCATGTTCGACGAAGCAGAGATGGAGGCAGAGGAGATGGAGGGGCAGGCAGGTCATGATGTCATTCCTGTAG GTGACCTCTTCTCAGCAGACCTTAACCCTCGTTGGCGGCGGCCTCATGCCCCTTCACTGGACCCATCATCTGATACTTTGGTGTTTCAGCAGATTGATCTTGACTATTATTTAG GGCCAACAGTGGCTGGCATGCCTGGCCAGTCACAGGGAAAAGTCCCAATCATTCGAATGTTTGGGGTGACAGACAGTGGCAACAGTGTGTGTTGCCACATCCACGGTTTTGCACCTTACTTCTATGTTCCTGCACCAAGCG GGTTCACATCTGATTACCTGGGTGAATTTAAAAGAGAGTTGAACTCTGTTGTCCTGAAGGACATGCGATCCAATAAGGACAACATCTCTGTCACAGTTTTGGCTGTGGACATTACCCGCAAAGAGA GCATGTATGGTTATCATGGAAAACGCAGTCTGGATTTTTTGAGGATAACAATGGCGATGCCTCGTCTCATTGCCCCAGCAAAGAGACTGCTGGAGCAGGGCTTCAAGTTTGGACCTTTCCCCATCCAGGTTTACCAATCCTTTGAGGCCAACATAGATTTTGAGATAAG GTTTATGGTGGACAGTGATGTGGTGGGATGCTGCTGGATTGAACTTCCCAAAAGCAAGTACAGAGTGCGTGAAGAGAAGAGCATGGGGGGCACGGATGCTCGGTACCCAGGCAAG GAGTCCTTGTGTCAGTATGAGGTGGATGTGGGATGGACAGATTTGATAAGACACCCTGCAGAAGGAGACTGGCAAAGGATCGCACCGCTCAGGGTCCTCAGCTTTGACATCGAGTGTGCAGGAAGAAAAG GAATCTTCCCAGAAGCAGACAAAGACCCTGTGATTCAGATAGCATCTATGGTGCAGCGGCAGGGCGAGACAGAGCCCTTCATTCGCACTGTGTTCACTCTCCAGTCCTGCGCCAGCATCGTGGGCTCTCAGATATTGTGCTTTACACAGGAGAAACAGCTACTGCAG AGCTGGGCTGAGTTTTTGAGGACGGTGGACCCAGACATCATCACTGGATACAACATCCAAAACTTTGACTTTCCCTACTTGATCGACAGGGCAGCTGCTTTAAAG gtgaatCTCTTTCCTTACCTCGGCCGAGTGCGAGGCAGCAAGTCAGTCTTGCGAGAACTAAACTTCCAGAGCAAGCAGATGGGCCGCAGAGAGAACAAGACCATTAACATGGAGGGCCGGGTTCAGTTTGATCTCCTGCAG GTTCTTCTCAGGGACTATAAACTGCGCTCGTACACACTGAACGCAGTGAGTTTCCACTTCCTGCAAGAGCAGAAAGAGGATGTGCAGCACTCCATCATCACTGATCTGCAG AATGGCAATGAACAAACACGTCGTCGTTTGGCTGTCTACTGCCTGAAAGACGCCTACCTCCCACTGCGCTTGCTGCAGAAGCTGATGTGTGTGATTAACTACATGGAGATGGCCAGAGTGACCGGTGTGCCTCTCACCTACCTGCTATCAAGAGGACAGCAGATCAAAGTCGTCTCTCAGCTGCTGCGACAG GCCATGAAACAGGACCTGGTCATGCCCGTTGTAAAAGCAGGTGGAGGAGAAGACTACACTGGAGCGACTGTCATTGAGCCAGAGAAAGG GTATTACAGCGTCCCTATTGCCACCCTGGATTTCTCCTCTTTGTATCCGTCCATCATGATGGCTCACAATCTGTGCTACACCACCCTGCTGCAGAAAGGCTCAGCAGAGAAACAGAG CCTCTCACCAGAGGACTTCATCAAGACTCCGACTGGTGATCTGTTTGTGAAGAGCTCTGTGAGGAAAGGACTTCTACCTGAGATCCTGGAGAATCTGCTGTCTGCCAGGAAGAG GGCCAAAACGGAGCTAAAGAAGGAGACTGACCCTTTCAAGAGGCAGGTGCTGGACGGCCGACAGCTCGCACTCAAAATCAGCGCAAACTCCGTCTATGGCTTCACAGGTGCTCAGGTGGGCAAGCTGCCCTGCCTAGAGATCTCACAG AGTGTCACAGGTTTTGGAAGACAGATGATCGAGCAAACTAAACAGTTGGTGGAGTCCAAGTACAACATTTCCAATGGTTACCAAGGTGATGCCAAG gTAATTTATGGGGACACCGACTCCGTCATGGTTAAGCTTGGAGTTGCTACGGTGAGGGAGGCTATGGATATTGGGACGGAGGCAGCAGAGTGGGTTTCGTCCCATTTCACACCGCCCATCAAACTGGAGTTTGAGAAG GTGTACTACCCATACCTGCTGATCAACAAGAAGCGCTACGCTGGCCTCTATTTCTCCGCCAGTGCAGACACGCATGAAAAGATGGACTGTAAAGGCATTGAGACTGTCCGCAGAGACAACTGCCCTCTGGTGGCTAACCTCATCAACACCTGTCTGCAGAGAATCCTCatagacag GGATCCCCAGGGTGCTGTGGCTCATGCTAAAGAAGTGATCTCAGACCTACTGTGCAACCGTATCGACATCAGCCAGCTTGTCATCACCAAGGAGCTGACGCGCACCGCCCAGGAGTATGCTGGCAAACAGGCACACGTGGAGCTGGCTGAGAG GATGAAGAAAAGAGATGCTGGCAGTGCCCCGAACTTGGGAGACCGAGTTCCATACGTCATTATTAAGGCTGCAAAGGGAGTAGCAGCATACATGAAGTCAGAG GACCCGATCTTTGTGCTGGAGAACAACATTCCTATAGACACACAATACTACCTGGAGCAGCAGCTGTCCAAGCCCCTGCTGAGAATATTTGAGCCAATCCTGGGAGAGAGCAAGGCCGAGAACATCCTGCTCA AGGGCGACCACACGCGCTGCAAGACTGTGTTGACCTCGAAGATCGGGGGCCTCATGGCATTTGCTCAGAAGAGAAGCACCTGCATTGGCTGCAAAGCTGTGCTCAAGACGGACG CGGCTGTGTGCGATTTCTGTAAGAAGAAGGAGTCTGAATTGTACCAGAAAGAG ATTTTTCACCTCAGCACACTGGAGGAGCGTTTCTCTCGCCTGTGGACTCAGTGTCAGCGTTGCCAGGGCTCCCTCCATGAGGATGTGCTCTGTACCag TCGGGATTGTCCCATCTTTTACATGAGAAAGAAAGTTCAGAAAGATTTGGATGACCAGAGTAAGCTGGTGGATCGTTTTGGATGGTGA
- the LOC120573900 gene encoding C-X-C chemokine receptor type 3-like isoform X2 yields MDDYGEIKWDRESFLDELDDLYLNHSDDDYNCCKGDLEDGMHFEAMFIPVLYSVAFVVGVLGNGVLLGVLVQSRRTWSVTDIFILHLGVADVLLLVTLPLWAAQSIQDRGWTFGTPLCKITGAVFTISFYCGIFLLVCISLDRYLSIVHATQMYSRRKPWIVQVSCLAVWLFSLLLSIPDWIFLDAVVDVRRQKTECVSNYFDFNSESVNNWRLASRLLYHTVGFLLPSAILIFCYSCTLLRLRCGSQGLQKQKDFKVIVAVVVVFFLCWTPYNITLMVDSLHSNNISRDSGVRTFLEKAKIVTSSVGYLRCSFNPILYAFVGVKFRRQLLDILRSLGCKLNSNQP; encoded by the exons ATGGATGACTACGGCGAGATTAAATGGGACAGGGAAAGCTTCCTTGACGAGCTTGATGACTTATATTTGAACCACTCTGATGATGATTACAATTGTTGCAAGGGCGACCTAGAAGACGGCATGCATTTTGAGGCGATGTTCATCCCAGTTCTGTACTCTGTGGCATTTGTTGTGGGTGTCCTGGGTAACGGAGTGCTGCTGGGAGTTCTGGTTCAGAGCAGGAGGACCTGGAGTGTGACAGACATCTTCATTCTCCATCTGGGTGTGGCAGATGTCCTGCTGCTGGTGACGCTACCCCTCTGGGCTGCACAGTCCATTCAAGACAGAGGATGGACCTTTGGCACTCCTCTCTGTAAGATCACTGGAGCTGTTTTTACG ATCAGCTTCTACTGTGGGATCTTTCTGCTGGTCTGCATCAGTCTGGACCGGTACCTGTCTATCGTCCACGCCACCCAGATGTATTCCCGCAGAAAGCCCTGGATCGTTCAGGTCAGCTGCTTGGCAGTGTGGCTCTTCTCCCTGCTCCTCTCGATCCCAGACTGGATCTTTTTGGACGCTGTGGTGGATGTAAGACGACAAAAAACAGAGTGCGTTTCCAACTACTTTGACTTCAACTCTGAGTCAGTAAATAACTGGAGACTGGCATCACGCCTGCTCTACCACACGGTGGGCTTCCTGCTGCCTTCAGCCATCCTGATCTTCTGCTACTCCTGCACCCTGCTTCGGCTGCGGTGCGGCTCCCAGGGCCTCCAAAAGCAGAAAGATTTTAAGGTCATTGTGGCCGTGGTGGTGGTTTTCTTTCTCTGCTGGACGCCATACAACATCACACTCATGGTGGACTCACTTCATTCCAACAACATCAGCAGGGACAGCGGAGTCAGAACATTTCTGGAGAAAGCCAAGATAGTCACCTCCTCCGTCGGTTACCTCCGCTGCAGCTTCAATCCCATCCTGTATGCCTTTGTGGGTGTGAAGTTCCGGCGTCAGCTCCTGGACATCCTGAGGTCTCTGGGCTGCAAGCTAAATTCTAatcaaccctaa
- the zgc:55558 gene encoding LOW QUALITY PROTEIN: zgc:55558 (The sequence of the model RefSeq protein was modified relative to this genomic sequence to represent the inferred CDS: inserted 1 base in 1 codon; deleted 1 base in 1 codon), with protein sequence MTEYKLVVVGAGGVGKSALTIQLIQNHFVDEYDPTIEDSYRKQVVIDGETCLLDILDTAGXEEYSAMRDQYMRTGEGFLCVFDVNNIKSFEDVHLYREQINRVKDSDSVPMVLVGNKSDLGTRAVESRQAQELARSYGVPFVETSAKTRQGVEEAFYSLVREIRRYKETNRSNKKSKKNTPRRCAIL encoded by the exons ATGACCGAGTACAAACTTGTGGTGGTCGGGGCAGGAGGTGTGGGGAAGAGCGCTCTCACCATCCAGCTCATCCAGAACCACTTCGTAGATGAATATGATCCAACCATCGAG GACTCGTACAGAAAACAGGTGGTGATTGATGGAGAGACTTGTCTGTTGGACATCCTGGACACTGCAG CGGAGGAGTACAGCGCCATGAGGGACCAGTATATGAGGACAGGAGAgggcttcctgtgtgtgtttgacgtT AACAACATCAAGTCCTTTGAGGACGTTCACCTCTACAG AGAGCAGATCAACAGGGTGAAGGACAGTGACAGTGTTCCCATGGTGCTGGTGGGGAATAAGAGCGACCTGGGTACCCGCGCGGTGGAGTCGCGGCAGGCGCAGGAGCTGGCACGAAGCTACGGAGTACCATTTGTCGAGACTTCTGCCAAAACCAGACAG GGTGTGGAGGAAGCTTTCTATTCACTGGTACGGGAGATTAGAAGATATAAGGAGACCAACCGCAGCAACAAGAAAAGCAAGAAAAACACTCCGAGACGTTGCGCAATACTATag
- the pold1 gene encoding DNA polymerase delta catalytic subunit isoform X1 yields MEKGMDYKRRNGGPYMGGASQAKRGKTASEWEDSPSQFEEELSMFDEAEMEAEEMEGQAGHDVIPVGDLFSADLNPRWRRPHAPSLDPSSDTLVFQQIDLDYYLGPTVAGMPGQSQGKVPIIRMFGVTDSGNSVCCHIHGFAPYFYVPAPSGFTSDYLGEFKRELNSVVLKDMRSNKDNISVTVLAVDITRKESMYGYHGKRSLDFLRITMAMPRLIAPAKRLLEQGFKFGPFPIQVYQSFEANIDFEIRFMVDSDVVGCCWIELPKSKYRVREEKSMGGTDARYPGKESLCQYEVDVGWTDLIRHPAEGDWQRIAPLRVLSFDIECAGRKGIFPEADKDPVIQIASMVQRQGETEPFIRTVFTLQSCASIVGSQILCFTQEKQLLQSWAEFLRTVDPDIITGYNIQNFDFPYLIDRAAALKVNLFPYLGRVRGSKSVLRELNFQSKQMGRRENKTINMEGRVQFDLLQVLLRDYKLRSYTLNAVSFHFLQEQKEDVQHSIITDLQNGNEQTRRRLAVYCLKDAYLPLRLLQKLMCVINYMEMARVTGVPLTYLLSRGQQIKVVSQLLRQAMKQDLVMPVVKAGGGEDYTGATVIEPEKGYYSVPIATLDFSSLYPSIMMAHNLCYTTLLQKGSAEKQSLSPEDFIKTPTGDLFVKSSVRKGLLPEILENLLSARKRAKTELKKETDPFKRQVLDGRQLALKISANSVYGFTGAQVGKLPCLEISQSVTGFGRQMIEQTKQLVESKYNISNGYQGDAKVIYGDTDSVMVKLGVATVREAMDIGTEAAEWVSSHFTPPIKLEFEKVYYPYLLINKKRYAGLYFSASADTHEKMDCKGIETVRRDNCPLVANLINTCLQRILIDRDPQGAVAHAKEVISDLLCNRIDISQLVITKELTRTAQEYAGKQAHVELAERMKKRDAGSAPNLGDRVPYVIIKAAKGVAAYMKSEDPIFVLENNIPIDTQYYLEQQLSKPLLRIFEPILGESKAENILLKGDHTRCKTVLTSKIGGLMAFAQKRSTCIGCKAVLKTDAAVCDFCKKKESELYQKEIFHLSTLEERFSRLWTQCQRCQGSLHEDVLCTSRDCPIFYMRKKVQKDLDDQSKLVDRFGW; encoded by the exons GCATGGATTATAAAAGACGCAATGGTGGCCCTTATATGGGTGGTGCATCCCAGGCCAAACGGGGTAAAACAGCTAGTGAATGGGAGGACAGTCCATCACAGTTTGAAGAGGAATTGTCCATGTTCGACGAAGCAGAGATGGAGGCAGAGGAGATGGAGGGGCAGGCAGGTCATGATGTCATTCCTGTAG GTGACCTCTTCTCAGCAGACCTTAACCCTCGTTGGCGGCGGCCTCATGCCCCTTCACTGGACCCATCATCTGATACTTTGGTGTTTCAGCAGATTGATCTTGACTATTATTTAG GGCCAACAGTGGCTGGCATGCCTGGCCAGTCACAGGGAAAAGTCCCAATCATTCGAATGTTTGGGGTGACAGACAGTGGCAACAGTGTGTGTTGCCACATCCACGGTTTTGCACCTTACTTCTATGTTCCTGCACCAAGCG GGTTCACATCTGATTACCTGGGTGAATTTAAAAGAGAGTTGAACTCTGTTGTCCTGAAGGACATGCGATCCAATAAGGACAACATCTCTGTCACAGTTTTGGCTGTGGACATTACCCGCAAAGAGA GCATGTATGGTTATCATGGAAAACGCAGTCTGGATTTTTTGAGGATAACAATGGCGATGCCTCGTCTCATTGCCCCAGCAAAGAGACTGCTGGAGCAGGGCTTCAAGTTTGGACCTTTCCCCATCCAGGTTTACCAATCCTTTGAGGCCAACATAGATTTTGAGATAAG GTTTATGGTGGACAGTGATGTGGTGGGATGCTGCTGGATTGAACTTCCCAAAAGCAAGTACAGAGTGCGTGAAGAGAAGAGCATGGGGGGCACGGATGCTCGGTACCCAGGCAAG GAGTCCTTGTGTCAGTATGAGGTGGATGTGGGATGGACAGATTTGATAAGACACCCTGCAGAAGGAGACTGGCAAAGGATCGCACCGCTCAGGGTCCTCAGCTTTGACATCGAGTGTGCAGGAAGAAAAG GAATCTTCCCAGAAGCAGACAAAGACCCTGTGATTCAGATAGCATCTATGGTGCAGCGGCAGGGCGAGACAGAGCCCTTCATTCGCACTGTGTTCACTCTCCAGTCCTGCGCCAGCATCGTGGGCTCTCAGATATTGTGCTTTACACAGGAGAAACAGCTACTGCAG AGCTGGGCTGAGTTTTTGAGGACGGTGGACCCAGACATCATCACTGGATACAACATCCAAAACTTTGACTTTCCCTACTTGATCGACAGGGCAGCTGCTTTAAAG gtgaatCTCTTTCCTTACCTCGGCCGAGTGCGAGGCAGCAAGTCAGTCTTGCGAGAACTAAACTTCCAGAGCAAGCAGATGGGCCGCAGAGAGAACAAGACCATTAACATGGAGGGCCGGGTTCAGTTTGATCTCCTGCAG GTTCTTCTCAGGGACTATAAACTGCGCTCGTACACACTGAACGCAGTGAGTTTCCACTTCCTGCAAGAGCAGAAAGAGGATGTGCAGCACTCCATCATCACTGATCTGCAG AATGGCAATGAACAAACACGTCGTCGTTTGGCTGTCTACTGCCTGAAAGACGCCTACCTCCCACTGCGCTTGCTGCAGAAGCTGATGTGTGTGATTAACTACATGGAGATGGCCAGAGTGACCGGTGTGCCTCTCACCTACCTGCTATCAAGAGGACAGCAGATCAAAGTCGTCTCTCAGCTGCTGCGACAG GCCATGAAACAGGACCTGGTCATGCCCGTTGTAAAAGCAGGTGGAGGAGAAGACTACACTGGAGCGACTGTCATTGAGCCAGAGAAAGG GTATTACAGCGTCCCTATTGCCACCCTGGATTTCTCCTCTTTGTATCCGTCCATCATGATGGCTCACAATCTGTGCTACACCACCCTGCTGCAGAAAGGCTCAGCAGAGAAACAGAG CCTCTCACCAGAGGACTTCATCAAGACTCCGACTGGTGATCTGTTTGTGAAGAGCTCTGTGAGGAAAGGACTTCTACCTGAGATCCTGGAGAATCTGCTGTCTGCCAGGAAGAG GGCCAAAACGGAGCTAAAGAAGGAGACTGACCCTTTCAAGAGGCAGGTGCTGGACGGCCGACAGCTCGCACTCAAAATCAGCGCAAACTCCGTCTATGGCTTCACAGGTGCTCAGGTGGGCAAGCTGCCCTGCCTAGAGATCTCACAG AGTGTCACAGGTTTTGGAAGACAGATGATCGAGCAAACTAAACAGTTGGTGGAGTCCAAGTACAACATTTCCAATGGTTACCAAGGTGATGCCAAG gTAATTTATGGGGACACCGACTCCGTCATGGTTAAGCTTGGAGTTGCTACGGTGAGGGAGGCTATGGATATTGGGACGGAGGCAGCAGAGTGGGTTTCGTCCCATTTCACACCGCCCATCAAACTGGAGTTTGAGAAG GTGTACTACCCATACCTGCTGATCAACAAGAAGCGCTACGCTGGCCTCTATTTCTCCGCCAGTGCAGACACGCATGAAAAGATGGACTGTAAAGGCATTGAGACTGTCCGCAGAGACAACTGCCCTCTGGTGGCTAACCTCATCAACACCTGTCTGCAGAGAATCCTCatagacag GGATCCCCAGGGTGCTGTGGCTCATGCTAAAGAAGTGATCTCAGACCTACTGTGCAACCGTATCGACATCAGCCAGCTTGTCATCACCAAGGAGCTGACGCGCACCGCCCAGGAGTATGCTGGCAAACAGGCACACGTGGAGCTGGCTGAGAG GATGAAGAAAAGAGATGCTGGCAGTGCCCCGAACTTGGGAGACCGAGTTCCATACGTCATTATTAAGGCTGCAAAGGGAGTAGCAGCATACATGAAGTCAGAG GACCCGATCTTTGTGCTGGAGAACAACATTCCTATAGACACACAATACTACCTGGAGCAGCAGCTGTCCAAGCCCCTGCTGAGAATATTTGAGCCAATCCTGGGAGAGAGCAAGGCCGAGAACATCCTGCTCA AGGGCGACCACACGCGCTGCAAGACTGTGTTGACCTCGAAGATCGGGGGCCTCATGGCATTTGCTCAGAAGAGAAGCACCTGCATTGGCTGCAAAGCTGTGCTCAAGACGGACG CGGCTGTGTGCGATTTCTGTAAGAAGAAGGAGTCTGAATTGTACCAGAAAGAG ATTTTTCACCTCAGCACACTGGAGGAGCGTTTCTCTCGCCTGTGGACTCAGTGTCAGCGTTGCCAGGGCTCCCTCCATGAGGATGTGCTCTGTACCag TCGGGATTGTCCCATCTTTTACATGAGAAAGAAAGTTCAGAAAGATTTGGATGACCAGAGTAAGCTGGTGGATCGTTTTGGATGGTGA